From the genome of Hymenobacter cellulosilyticus, one region includes:
- a CDS encoding S9 family peptidase, which yields MRKPFLAALALLPLAAAAQQSVLTPEKLWQLGRLGEMQVSPDQKTVAFTVTRYSLGDNKGSADIYLVPVAGGAVKQLTNTPAVSENTLNWRPDGKLTFLSSEGGTDQLYVISADGSGKQQLSQFPEEGLSNLKYAPKGNFILYTQDVKTGKEVKDWYADLPKADARIIDDLNYRHWNVWDDYKVSHVFFQPVGSDGKPTGYGKDAMAGEKFDAPLQPLAGSEQLAFSPDGYSVAYTSRKLTGKAEAESTNSDIYLYSIREGKTENLSLGLEGYDTEPVFSPDGSKVAWLSMATPGFESDRNGIVVYDFKTKQRTDITKGSEQAAANIRWSTDGKTIYFASVIQGTDQIFSVPSKGGKVKQLTKGAQNYNSFELAGKDQAIANKTTISSPADLVRVDLKTGKETPLTTINKDELSGLKMGKVESRQVTTTDGKQMLVYVIYPPDFDASKKYPTLLYCQGGPQSPVTQSFSYRWNFQLMAANGYIVVAPNRRGLPGFGTEWNNSISGDWGGQPIRDYLSAIDDVSKESYVDKDRRGCVGASYGGYSVYYLAGHHQGRFKTFIAHAGLFNLTSWYPSTEEMFFAKHDIGAAPWEMPQHKSYTGFNPQQFVGQWDTPILVIHGGKDFRVPEGQGMEAFGSAQLRGIPSRFLYFPNEGHWIQKPQNAVLWNRVFFEWLGRTLKPEAQAAK from the coding sequence ATGAGAAAACCATTCCTTGCCGCGCTGGCCCTCCTTCCCCTGGCGGCCGCGGCCCAACAATCGGTGCTGACGCCGGAGAAGCTCTGGCAGCTGGGCCGCCTGGGCGAAATGCAGGTGTCGCCGGACCAGAAAACGGTGGCCTTCACAGTGACGCGCTACAGCCTGGGCGACAACAAAGGCAGCGCCGACATTTACCTGGTGCCCGTGGCCGGCGGCGCGGTAAAGCAGCTGACCAACACCCCCGCCGTTTCCGAAAATACCCTCAACTGGCGCCCCGACGGCAAGTTGACCTTCCTCTCAAGCGAAGGCGGCACCGACCAGCTCTACGTCATCAGCGCCGATGGCTCGGGCAAGCAGCAGCTCAGCCAATTTCCGGAAGAAGGCCTGAGTAATCTGAAGTATGCGCCCAAGGGTAATTTTATTCTCTACACCCAGGACGTGAAAACGGGCAAGGAGGTAAAGGACTGGTACGCCGACCTGCCCAAGGCCGACGCCCGCATCATCGACGATTTGAACTACCGCCACTGGAACGTGTGGGACGATTACAAAGTCTCCCACGTGTTTTTCCAGCCCGTGGGCTCGGATGGTAAGCCCACCGGCTACGGCAAGGATGCCATGGCCGGCGAGAAGTTTGACGCGCCCCTGCAGCCCTTGGCCGGCTCTGAGCAGCTGGCCTTTTCGCCCGACGGCTACTCAGTGGCTTATACCTCGCGCAAGCTCACGGGCAAGGCCGAAGCCGAAAGCACCAACTCCGACATCTACCTCTACAGCATCCGGGAAGGCAAAACCGAAAACCTGAGCCTGGGCCTGGAAGGCTACGACACGGAGCCCGTATTTTCGCCCGACGGCTCGAAGGTGGCCTGGCTAAGCATGGCCACCCCGGGCTTTGAGTCGGACCGCAACGGCATCGTGGTGTACGACTTCAAAACCAAGCAGCGCACGGATATTACCAAGGGTTCGGAGCAGGCCGCGGCTAACATCCGCTGGAGCACCGACGGCAAAACCATCTACTTCGCCAGCGTTATTCAGGGCACCGACCAGATTTTCTCGGTTCCCAGCAAGGGCGGCAAGGTGAAGCAGCTCACCAAGGGTGCCCAGAACTACAACTCGTTTGAGCTGGCCGGCAAAGACCAGGCAATTGCCAACAAAACTACCATCAGCAGCCCCGCCGACCTGGTGCGCGTGGATCTGAAAACCGGCAAGGAAACTCCGCTGACCACCATTAACAAGGACGAGCTGAGTGGCCTGAAGATGGGCAAGGTGGAAAGCCGGCAGGTAACCACCACCGACGGCAAGCAGATGCTGGTCTACGTCATCTACCCGCCCGACTTCGACGCGAGCAAGAAATACCCGACCCTGCTGTATTGCCAGGGCGGCCCTCAGAGTCCGGTTACCCAGAGCTTTTCGTACCGCTGGAACTTCCAGCTGATGGCCGCCAACGGCTACATCGTAGTGGCGCCCAACCGCCGCGGCCTGCCGGGCTTCGGTACCGAATGGAACAACAGCATCAGCGGCGACTGGGGCGGGCAGCCCATCCGGGACTACCTCTCCGCCATTGACGACGTAAGCAAGGAAAGCTACGTGGACAAGGACCGGCGCGGCTGCGTAGGGGCTTCCTACGGCGGCTATTCGGTGTACTACCTGGCAGGCCACCACCAGGGCCGCTTCAAGACCTTTATTGCCCACGCCGGCCTGTTTAATCTGACCAGCTGGTACCCCAGCACCGAGGAAATGTTCTTTGCCAAGCACGACATTGGGGCCGCGCCCTGGGAAATGCCCCAGCACAAGAGCTACACCGGGTTTAACCCCCAGCAGTTTGTGGGCCAGTGGGACACCCCGATTCTGGTGATTCACGGCGGCAAGGACTTCCGGGTGCCCGAGGGCCAAGGCATGGAAGCTTTTGGCTCGGCCCAGCTGCGCGGCATTCCCAGCCGCTTCCTATACTTCCCCAACGAAGGCCACTGGATTCAGAAGCCCCAGAACGCGGTGCTTTGGAACCGGGTGTTCTTCGAGTGGCTGGGCCGCACGCTCAAGCCCGAAGCCCAGGCGGCGAAGTAG